The following proteins are co-located in the Polyangia bacterium genome:
- a CDS encoding type VI secretion system tube protein Hcp, translated as MAAGVLLMVGCGSEEAGTPAPTGTESQVSPLEASGMVEFFVKIVGTKSGAFKGESVSKGFEGAIPAIRYFSELDKPASGGPVVCTAFQFTKAAGISSPLLAKAIATGEILKSVHMDFVRGGATPFIWQTIDLTGMRVSKLEQAVAPPADLAASAILEEVTLAPISTAVAGVTITAIPQLATGAAGPSIPAMFNCGNGASAP; from the coding sequence ATGGCGGCGGGCGTGTTGCTGATGGTGGGCTGTGGCAGCGAGGAGGCCGGGACTCCGGCGCCGACCGGGACCGAGTCCCAGGTCAGTCCGCTCGAAGCCAGCGGCATGGTGGAGTTCTTCGTGAAGATCGTCGGAACCAAGAGCGGCGCGTTCAAGGGTGAGTCGGTCAGCAAAGGATTCGAAGGGGCCATCCCGGCGATCCGGTACTTCTCCGAGCTGGACAAGCCCGCGTCGGGGGGACCCGTGGTGTGCACGGCCTTCCAGTTCACGAAGGCGGCGGGCATCTCCAGCCCCTTGCTGGCGAAAGCGATCGCCACCGGCGAAATCCTCAAGAGCGTTCACATGGATTTCGTCCGCGGCGGGGCCACCCCGTTCATCTGGCAGACGATCGACCTCACCGGTATGCGGGTCTCGAAGCTGGAACAGGCCGTGGCGCCGCCCGCGGATCTCGCCGCCTCGGCGATCCTCGAGGAGGTCACGCTTGCCCCGATCAGCACCGCGGTGGCCGGGGTCACCATCACCGCCATTCCCCAGCTCGCCACGGGAGCCGCGGGGCCGTCCATCCCGGCGATGTTCAACTGCGGAAACGGCGCCAGCGCGCCTTGA
- a CDS encoding Maf family protein, with translation MPNAEVNPATDLVLASASPRRRELLERMGLALRVVPADIDETPLPGEKPADHVSRLAAGKCEAVWNRLTPVERERTAVLAADTIVIVDEEILGKPRDAGDARAMLQRLCGRRHTVTTAYQIRRAPDRLTARAVSTAVSFRLLQPAELDAYVASGEWQGKAGGYAVQGIAAAFVTDLRGSHTNVIGLPVAEVIADLLALDALPGYPPTAFGGAAR, from the coding sequence ATGCCAAACGCCGAAGTGAACCCCGCCACCGACCTTGTGCTGGCCTCGGCGTCGCCGCGGCGGCGCGAGCTGCTCGAGCGGATGGGCCTTGCGCTGCGGGTGGTGCCGGCGGACATCGACGAGACGCCGCTGCCCGGTGAAAAACCGGCCGACCACGTCAGCCGGCTGGCGGCCGGCAAGTGCGAGGCGGTCTGGAATCGTCTGACGCCAGTCGAGCGCGAACGGACGGCGGTGCTGGCGGCCGACACCATCGTGATCGTCGACGAGGAAATCCTGGGCAAGCCGCGCGACGCGGGCGACGCGCGGGCCATGCTGCAGCGGCTTTGCGGGCGGCGGCACACGGTGACCACGGCGTACCAGATTCGCCGCGCGCCCGATCGGCTGACGGCGCGCGCGGTCTCGACGGCGGTTTCGTTCCGGCTGCTGCAACCGGCGGAGCTGGATGCCTATGTCGCCTCGGGTGAATGGCAAGGCAAGGCGGGCGGCTACGCCGTGCAAGGGATCGCCGCCGCCTTCGTCACCGACCTGCGCGGCTCGCACACCAACGTCATCGGGCTGCCGGTGGCCGAGGTGATCGCCGATCTGCTGGCGCTGGACGCCCTGCCCGGTTATCCGCCGACGGCGTTCGGCGGGGCCGCCCGATGA
- a CDS encoding YggS family pyridoxal phosphate-dependent enzyme, which produces MTRAQEIAAGLSSVRERIAAAAHAAGRAPESVRLVAVSKKMPTTDIAAALDAGQIDFGENYAQELRDKRTAFAAAPTAIQAPAPVWHFIGPLQTNKVKYVAGQVVLIHAVDSVAVLDEIERRRHDDACLIQVNLAGETQKRGVAAVALPALLDHFAALSHVRCAGLMLIPPFSSAPEDNRPLFAALRALRDQQAAVRRPRVDLRELSMGMSHDFAIAIAEGATIVRVGTAIFGERPAAPPITSAA; this is translated from the coding sequence ATGACCCGCGCCCAGGAGATCGCCGCTGGATTGTCGTCGGTGCGGGAGCGCATCGCCGCGGCGGCGCACGCCGCCGGGCGAGCGCCAGAATCAGTGCGGCTGGTGGCGGTGAGCAAGAAGATGCCGACAACGGACATCGCGGCCGCGCTGGACGCCGGACAGATCGATTTCGGCGAAAACTATGCGCAGGAGCTGCGCGACAAGAGAACCGCCTTCGCCGCCGCGCCCACGGCGATTCAAGCGCCCGCGCCGGTCTGGCATTTCATCGGACCGCTGCAGACCAACAAGGTCAAGTACGTGGCCGGCCAGGTGGTGCTGATCCACGCCGTCGATTCGGTCGCGGTGCTGGACGAGATCGAACGGCGTCGTCACGACGACGCCTGCTTGATTCAAGTGAACCTGGCGGGCGAGACACAGAAACGGGGCGTCGCCGCCGTCGCGCTGCCGGCGCTGCTGGATCATTTCGCGGCCTTGTCGCACGTGCGTTGTGCCGGCCTGATGCTGATCCCGCCGTTTTCCTCCGCGCCCGAAGACAACCGCCCGCTGTTCGCCGCTCTGCGCGCGCTGCGCGATCAGCAGGCCGCCGTCCGGCGCCCGCGCGTCGACCTGCGCGAGCTGTCCATGGGGATGAGCCACGACTTCGCGATCGCCATCGCCGAGGGCGCCACCATCGTGCGGGTGGGAACGGCGATCTTCGGCGAGCGCCCGGCGGCGCCGCCGATTACGTCAGCAGCCTGA